From a single Lactococcus carnosus genomic region:
- the gyrB gene encoding DNA topoisomerase (ATP-hydrolyzing) subunit B yields MTSEELQAIQTKKDKAAEYDASQIQVLEGLEAVRMRPGMYIGSTSSEGLHHLVWEIVDNSIDEALAGFATHIEVFIEPDNSITVVDDGRGIPVDIQEKTGRPAVETVFTVLHAGGKFGGGGYKVSGGLHGVGSSVVNALSTQLDVTVFKQGKKYYQEYHRGIVGDDLKLIGDTDKHGTTVHFIPDPTIFTETIEFNFEKLAKRVQELAFLNRGLRISITDKRPDEHDVLRYHYEGGIKSYVEFLNDGKAVLFDPAIFTEGELDGIAVEVAIQYTGGYHATVLSFANNISTHEGGTHEQGFRTALTRVINNYAKANKLLKENEENLTGDDVREGLTGVISIKHPNPQFEGQTKTKLGNSEVSGIVNKLFSEELATFLLENPQVARRIVEKGILASKARIAAKRAREVTRKKSGLEISNLPGKLADCSSNDPAQTEIFIVEGDSAGGSAKSGRNREFQAILPIRGKILNVEKASMEKILANEEIRSLFTAMGTGFGADFNVEKARYHKLVIMTDADVDGAHIRTLLLTLFYRYMRPVVEAGYVYIAQPPIYGVKLGDKITYIQPGTDQESELQQAIIDMTVGNRKPIVQRYKGLGEMDDHQLWETTMDPEHRTMAQVTANDAAEADQVFDMLMGDRVEPRRDFIEANAQYSTIDI; encoded by the coding sequence TTGACATCAGAAGAATTGCAAGCGATACAAACTAAAAAAGATAAGGCAGCTGAGTATGATGCCAGTCAAATCCAGGTGTTGGAAGGGCTAGAAGCCGTTCGGATGCGTCCAGGTATGTACATCGGGTCTACATCATCAGAAGGGCTACATCATTTGGTGTGGGAGATTGTTGATAATTCGATAGATGAAGCTTTAGCTGGATTTGCAACGCACATCGAAGTGTTTATTGAGCCAGATAACTCAATTACTGTTGTCGATGACGGTCGTGGTATCCCAGTAGATATTCAAGAAAAAACTGGCCGTCCAGCTGTCGAGACTGTTTTCACAGTCTTACATGCTGGTGGTAAGTTTGGTGGTGGCGGCTATAAAGTATCCGGTGGCCTCCATGGTGTTGGGTCATCCGTAGTTAATGCCCTGTCAACACAACTTGATGTCACAGTCTTTAAGCAAGGGAAAAAATATTATCAAGAGTATCATCGTGGTATTGTAGGTGATGACTTAAAGTTAATCGGCGATACAGATAAACATGGGACGACAGTTCATTTCATACCAGACCCAACGATTTTTACTGAAACGATTGAGTTTAACTTTGAAAAATTAGCGAAACGGGTCCAAGAACTCGCCTTTCTAAATCGTGGATTACGTATCTCTATCACAGATAAACGACCAGATGAACATGATGTCCTGCGTTACCACTATGAAGGTGGTATCAAATCATACGTTGAATTTTTAAATGATGGTAAAGCAGTGTTATTCGACCCAGCTATTTTCACTGAAGGTGAATTAGATGGTATCGCGGTTGAAGTGGCTATCCAGTATACAGGAGGCTACCACGCAACAGTCCTCTCTTTTGCAAATAATATCAGTACCCATGAAGGTGGGACACATGAGCAGGGCTTCAGGACTGCTCTGACACGTGTGATTAATAACTATGCCAAAGCAAACAAGCTTCTCAAAGAAAATGAAGAAAATTTAACTGGGGATGATGTACGTGAAGGCTTGACGGGTGTGATTTCCATCAAGCACCCTAACCCACAGTTTGAAGGTCAAACAAAGACGAAATTAGGCAACTCAGAAGTCTCTGGTATTGTGAATAAACTCTTCAGTGAAGAACTTGCGACATTCCTTTTGGAAAATCCACAAGTTGCTAGACGAATTGTTGAAAAAGGAATTTTAGCTAGTAAAGCAAGAATCGCTGCAAAGCGTGCACGTGAAGTGACCCGGAAAAAATCCGGCCTTGAAATTTCAAACTTACCAGGTAAGTTAGCGGATTGCTCATCAAACGATCCAGCGCAAACTGAAATTTTCATCGTCGAGGGAGATTCAGCCGGAGGGTCAGCAAAATCAGGTAGAAATCGTGAATTTCAGGCTATCCTACCCATTCGTGGTAAGATTTTAAATGTTGAAAAAGCCAGTATGGAAAAAATCCTGGCTAATGAAGAAATTCGATCATTATTCACTGCAATGGGTACAGGATTCGGTGCAGATTTTAATGTTGAAAAAGCACGCTATCATAAGCTTGTCATCATGACCGATGCCGATGTTGATGGTGCTCACATCAGAACCCTGCTATTAACCCTGTTTTATAGGTATATGAGACCTGTTGTTGAAGCTGGCTATGTCTATATCGCACAACCACCAATCTATGGTGTTAAATTAGGGGATAAAATCACCTATATTCAACCAGGTACAGATCAAGAGTCTGAGCTGCAACAAGCAATCATCGATATGACAGTCGGTAACAGAAAACCGATCGTACAACGCTATAAAGGGCTTGGCGAGATGGATGACCACCAACTTTGGGAAACAACCATGGACCCTGAACATCGGACGATGGCGCAAGTAACAGCAAATGATGCAGCGGAAGCAGACCAGGTATTTGATATGTTGATGGGTGATAGAGTAGAGCCTCGTCGAGACTTTATTGAAGCAAATGCACAGTATTCAACGATCGATATCTAA